A region of Roseobacter litoralis Och 149 DNA encodes the following proteins:
- a CDS encoding SMP-30/gluconolactonase/LRE family protein translates to MQISVLADVKPLLGEGPLWDTEGERLWFIDSLGCRIFRCTSEGAEMRAWTVPSAIGSMCLRAGGGAIVALTDGFHALDLDSGEIQHIIDPEPDQPDNRLNDGKVDPKGRFLCGSMDTGEAVPTGTLWRLDTDMSLHALEKGIICSNGPCWSPDGQTLYFSDSFSGEISAFDYDVETGCVANRRTFAALPTERGGAPDGATVDGEGGIWSACVFDGRIFRFMPDGTVDRVIEMPVCKVTSVAFGGADLGTLYVTSMAEPPLPKYPGDGPLRGATFRIDGLGVTGRPEPRFAG, encoded by the coding sequence ATGCAGATTTCGGTTCTTGCAGACGTCAAACCCCTGCTGGGAGAGGGCCCGCTCTGGGACACGGAGGGCGAGCGGCTCTGGTTCATTGACAGCCTCGGGTGCCGCATTTTTCGCTGCACCAGTGAAGGTGCGGAAATGCGAGCTTGGACCGTACCCTCGGCCATCGGGTCGATGTGCCTGCGGGCGGGTGGCGGGGCAATCGTGGCGCTGACGGACGGGTTTCACGCCTTGGATCTGGACAGTGGAGAGATCCAGCACATCATCGACCCGGAACCCGACCAACCGGACAACCGCCTGAACGACGGAAAGGTGGATCCGAAGGGACGGTTTCTCTGTGGCTCAATGGACACCGGCGAGGCAGTGCCAACCGGCACCCTCTGGCGTCTGGACACGGATATGAGCCTGCACGCGCTGGAAAAGGGCATCATTTGTTCCAACGGCCCGTGCTGGTCACCTGACGGGCAGACGCTCTATTTCTCGGATAGTTTTTCAGGTGAAATCTCTGCTTTCGATTACGACGTGGAAACTGGATGCGTTGCCAACCGCAGAACCTTTGCCGCACTGCCGACGGAACGCGGCGGCGCGCCGGATGGGGCGACAGTGGATGGCGAAGGCGGAATCTGGTCGGCATGCGTATTCGATGGCCGGATTTTCCGTTTCATGCCTGACGGAACCGTGGATCGGGTGATCGAAATGCCCGTGTGTAAGGTCACATCGGTTGCCTTCGGCGGTGCAGACCTTGGCACGCTTTACGTGACCTCAATGGCGGAACCGCCTTTGCCAAAATATCCCGGCGATGGCCCGTTGAGGGGCGCCACGTTTCGCATCGATGGGCTGGGTGTGACGGGCCGCCCTGAACCCCGTTTTGCAGGATAA
- a CDS encoding xanthine dehydrogenase family protein molybdopterin-binding subunit, whose amino-acid sequence MQFTKPVELQATVKSPGPSRRSFLVGATGLVVAMALPIKGRTQALAAADAKFAPNAFIRVSPDNVVTVLIKHLEMGQGANTGLAILAADEMDADWSQIRAEQAPDDPALYANLAFGVQGTGGSTGLANSYMTMREAGATARALLVEAAAQTWGISAGDISVSTGVVTNETTGQTATFGELAERAATLPMPQDVQLKDPSDFKLIGAEGITRLDAADKARGQSTFSIDVMREGMQVVTVLHPPKFGAVLSSLDASAALDVPGVNAVREIPSGVAVYGVDTFAALRGRDALIAQWDETNAETRSSRDLEEQFLEAARSPARVAENIGDVDASLDQSERTFEAEYIFPYLAHAAMEPLDGVIEWTPEQADVWSAIQIPTIAAPVFSSTLGVAPDAVSIHTMYAGGSFGHRSTPTNHFESELAHVAAAAGPGAYKLQWTREDDMTQGYYRPLTVHRFRGGLDADGNITCWDNTVANQSIMAGTMFEQALMTDGLDRTSYEGSTDLPYALPARRVSWAQMQTGVPVLWWRAVGHTHTAYATETFLDELLIAGGRDPVQGRLDLITEDRPRDRAVLERVAEMAQWSGPGTGERRYGVALHRSFGSFVAQIAEVEDRDGTPHVTRVWCALDCGVAVTPDVIRAQMEGGIGFGLSATLFEQLTLEAGGTVRERNYGAYRVLGLEEMPEIMVDIMPSEVAPTGVGEPGTPPISAAVGNAWRAHTGQTPRRLPIIGA is encoded by the coding sequence ATGCAATTCACCAAACCCGTTGAGCTGCAGGCAACTGTAAAATCGCCGGGACCCTCGCGCCGGTCTTTTCTTGTTGGTGCCACTGGTCTCGTCGTCGCGATGGCGCTTCCCATCAAAGGGCGCACACAGGCCCTTGCAGCGGCTGATGCAAAATTCGCGCCTAATGCTTTCATCCGTGTGTCGCCCGACAACGTTGTTACAGTGCTGATCAAACATCTGGAAATGGGTCAGGGTGCGAATACCGGTCTGGCGATCCTCGCCGCCGATGAGATGGACGCGGATTGGAGCCAGATACGCGCAGAGCAGGCACCGGATGATCCAGCCTTATATGCAAACCTTGCGTTTGGGGTCCAAGGTACGGGCGGGTCTACGGGCCTTGCGAACAGCTATATGACGATGCGTGAGGCCGGTGCGACGGCGCGGGCCCTGCTGGTGGAAGCCGCAGCGCAGACATGGGGCATCTCGGCAGGTGACATTTCTGTCTCGACGGGCGTCGTCACCAACGAGACGACCGGCCAAACGGCCACCTTCGGAGAGTTGGCAGAGCGCGCGGCAACGCTCCCCATGCCACAAGATGTACAATTGAAAGACCCCTCCGATTTCAAACTGATCGGGGCCGAAGGAATAACCCGACTTGATGCGGCGGACAAAGCGCGCGGCCAGTCGACGTTCAGCATCGACGTCATGCGGGAAGGCATGCAGGTGGTGACGGTACTTCATCCGCCAAAATTTGGCGCTGTATTGTCGTCGCTTGATGCGTCAGCTGCATTGGACGTGCCCGGCGTGAATGCAGTACGCGAAATTCCGAGCGGCGTTGCTGTATACGGCGTGGATACATTTGCCGCATTGCGTGGCAGGGATGCGCTGATTGCGCAATGGGATGAAACGAACGCGGAAACACGCTCATCTCGCGATCTCGAGGAGCAGTTTCTCGAAGCCGCGCGCAGTCCGGCCCGCGTTGCGGAAAACATTGGTGACGTTGATGCATCGCTTGATCAGTCAGAGCGCACCTTTGAGGCGGAATATATTTTCCCCTATCTTGCGCATGCCGCGATGGAGCCATTGGACGGCGTCATCGAATGGACACCCGAACAGGCTGATGTCTGGTCTGCGATACAAATCCCGACCATTGCGGCACCGGTATTTTCGTCGACTTTAGGCGTGGCACCTGATGCGGTATCGATTCACACGATGTACGCCGGTGGCAGTTTCGGGCATCGGTCTACACCGACCAATCATTTTGAAAGTGAACTCGCGCATGTGGCAGCGGCAGCGGGTCCGGGGGCTTACAAGTTACAGTGGACCCGAGAAGACGATATGACCCAAGGGTATTATCGACCGCTTACGGTTCATCGCTTCCGCGGCGGTCTTGATGCAGATGGTAACATAACTTGTTGGGATAATACGGTCGCAAATCAATCGATTATGGCTGGAACCATGTTTGAACAAGCCTTGATGACCGATGGTCTTGACCGAACCTCTTATGAAGGTTCGACTGATCTGCCTTACGCGCTTCCCGCGCGACGCGTGTCCTGGGCGCAGATGCAGACTGGTGTCCCCGTATTATGGTGGCGCGCAGTGGGGCATACGCACACCGCCTATGCGACAGAGACGTTCCTCGACGAACTTCTGATCGCCGGAGGTCGTGATCCGGTTCAGGGTCGGCTTGATCTGATCACAGAGGACCGTCCGCGCGATCGCGCCGTTTTGGAGCGTGTCGCTGAAATGGCGCAGTGGAGCGGTCCCGGCACGGGCGAGCGCCGCTACGGTGTGGCGCTGCATCGTTCTTTCGGCAGCTTCGTTGCACAGATTGCGGAGGTGGAGGACCGGGACGGCACCCCTCATGTTACGCGCGTCTGGTGTGCCTTGGATTGCGGTGTTGCGGTGACGCCGGATGTTATCCGCGCGCAGATGGAAGGCGGCATTGGATTTGGCCTCAGTGCGACCCTGTTTGAGCAGTTGACGCTGGAAGCAGGCGGAACTGTACGCGAGCGTAACTATGGCGCGTATCGCGTGCTCGGGCTGGAGGAAATGCCCGAGATAATGGTTGATATCATGCCAAGCGAGGTTGCCCCGACCGGTGTCGGGGAACCCGGGACACCCCCAATCTCGGCCGCCGTCGGGAATGCCTGGCGCGCTCATACAGGGCAAACCCCGAGGCGGTTGCCGATCATCGGGGCGTGA
- a CDS encoding oxidoreductase, producing the protein MTKTAIITGAAQGVGAACAEHLVAQGTKRLLLIDRDAAALSDTASTLSDAGAEVQCLTIDLQDAEALMRDLPHAIAGLGTVDVLVNAAGTTARGGLTDTTAELFDFVFQINVRAPLLTMQCVTPAMTNGGTIVNVTSMLAHGGPPFLATYAASKAALVALTKNTANALKRDRIRVHAINLGWTWTPGEQRTQVDVHGLAEDWCETVGASQPFGRLLMPADPAALTCFLASEGASMMTGAVIDLDQFVAGTVDDNPGNG; encoded by the coding sequence ATGACCAAAACTGCCATCATTACAGGTGCCGCACAGGGCGTGGGTGCGGCCTGTGCCGAGCACCTTGTCGCGCAGGGAACCAAACGCCTGCTGCTGATTGATCGCGACGCCGCGGCGCTGTCTGATACTGCCTCCACATTGAGCGACGCCGGTGCCGAGGTGCAATGTCTGACCATTGATCTGCAAGATGCCGAGGCGTTGATGCGCGACCTGCCGCACGCCATCGCGGGTTTGGGCACAGTTGACGTTCTGGTAAACGCAGCGGGTACCACCGCGCGTGGGGGCCTGACGGACACGACGGCAGAGCTCTTTGATTTTGTCTTTCAGATCAATGTACGCGCGCCCCTTTTAACGATGCAATGCGTAACGCCCGCGATGACCAACGGCGGCACCATCGTGAATGTGACGTCCATGCTTGCCCATGGTGGGCCACCGTTTCTGGCCACCTATGCCGCCAGCAAGGCCGCGCTCGTGGCGCTGACAAAAAACACCGCGAACGCCCTGAAGCGCGACCGAATTCGCGTGCATGCGATCAATCTGGGCTGGACCTGGACCCCCGGCGAACAGCGCACACAGGTTGACGTACATGGGCTGGCCGAGGATTGGTGCGAGACGGTCGGGGCATCGCAACCTTTCGGGCGGTTGCTGATGCCCGCAGACCCCGCCGCGTTGACGTGTTTTCTCGCCTCTGAGGGGGCCAGCATGATGACCGGCGCGGTTATAGACCTTGATCAGTTTGTAGCTGGCACGGTGGACGATAACCCCGGTAACGGATGA